One Psychrosphaera aestuarii DNA window includes the following coding sequences:
- a CDS encoding aromatic amino acid transaminase, with amino-acid sequence MFEQLKPVPTDPIFGLMTEYKADTNPKKVDLSVGVYKNESGDTPVMRAVKKAEQQRLDTETTKSYLGLAGDVQFNDLMTSLVFGDHDAVKAGRIKTAQTPGGTGSLRVAAEFIKRSNPNATIWVTNPTWANHFSIFGAAGLTTNEFPYFDFDTMGLKFEEMVASLNTIPEGDVVLLHACCHNPSGMDLTIEQWQIVADIAKKQKFTFLIDSAYQGFGEGLDEDAAGVRLLASQLDELLVSASCSKNFGLYRDRVGTFSVMTATSAQADIAYSVALNVIRAIYSMPPAHGAAVVAHILSTPELKALWEQELTEKRTRINGLRSFIVEKFKEHNVPGNFDFIAKQNGMFSFLGISKEAIQILKDEYSIYIVGSSRINVAGVNNNNADYLAKALADVLSR; translated from the coding sequence ATGTTTGAGCAATTAAAACCTGTACCAACCGACCCTATTTTTGGACTAATGACCGAATATAAAGCGGACACTAATCCTAAAAAAGTAGATTTAAGTGTTGGTGTTTATAAAAATGAATCAGGTGACACTCCTGTGATGCGCGCTGTAAAAAAAGCTGAGCAACAGCGATTAGACACAGAAACAACTAAGTCTTATTTAGGCCTTGCTGGTGATGTCCAGTTTAATGACTTAATGACATCGCTTGTATTTGGTGATCACGATGCCGTTAAAGCTGGTCGTATTAAAACGGCACAAACACCTGGTGGTACAGGCTCACTAAGAGTGGCTGCGGAATTCATTAAGCGCTCTAACCCGAATGCCACAATTTGGGTTACCAATCCAACATGGGCAAATCACTTCAGTATTTTTGGCGCTGCTGGGTTAACGACCAACGAGTTTCCTTATTTTGATTTTGACACCATGGGGTTAAAATTTGAGGAAATGGTTGCCTCACTCAATACCATTCCTGAGGGTGATGTCGTGCTTCTCCATGCTTGTTGTCATAACCCAAGCGGAATGGACTTAACAATTGAGCAATGGCAAATTGTTGCTGATATTGCTAAAAAACAGAAATTTACATTTTTAATCGATTCAGCGTATCAAGGTTTTGGTGAAGGTTTAGATGAAGACGCAGCAGGCGTTAGACTATTAGCGAGTCAACTAGACGAGTTATTGGTGAGTGCATCTTGTTCTAAGAACTTTGGCTTATACAGAGACCGCGTTGGCACATTCAGTGTCATGACTGCCACTTCAGCGCAAGCCGACATAGCTTATAGTGTAGCTCTAAATGTGATTCGAGCGATCTATTCTATGCCTCCGGCACATGGTGCAGCTGTTGTAGCTCATATTCTCTCAACACCTGAGTTAAAAGCACTGTGGGAACAAGAGTTAACAGAAAAGCGCACTCGAATTAACGGCTTAAGAAGTTTCATTGTAGAGAAGTTTAAAGAACATAACGTCCCAGGAAATTTTGACTTTATTGCTAAACAAAATGGTATGTTTTCATTTTTAGGCATAAGCAAAGAAGCAATTCAAATACTCAAAGATGAGTACAGCATATACATTGTTGGATCGAGCCGTATAAATGTAGCCGGGGTTAATAATAACAATGCCGACTACCTTGCAAAAGCGTTAGCCGACGTATTGAGTAGATAG
- a CDS encoding DUF3530 family protein yields MSATTGSDTTKSTLSEQLDIGSLLFQDLKRYIPDQNIKVLETVSNNQFIALHKEQTTGIPKGIAFILPDINQTIFRQATTSALYQDLDNYGWTSISLTMPYVAEIRTKLTAEQNQSNTQPDPEAPNTNANDTTEVENTDTPNNYAEYQDVPTTFDDALNEQLELEIGERLDSAFNFARSFPGFYLMICEGKSCFWLTNLIEKNIVPQPDALIMIGAHMPQKELNLKFAEQVAKAEYPVLDIIFERSNHWAIAVKEWRQKMARKNFKTNYRQRELTYFFDYKDQQRRVIKEIYGFTVAVGM; encoded by the coding sequence GTGTCTGCCACGACGGGTTCTGACACAACAAAATCTACGTTATCAGAACAACTCGATATTGGCTCGCTATTGTTTCAAGATTTAAAACGCTATATTCCAGATCAAAATATAAAAGTACTCGAAACAGTATCGAATAATCAATTTATCGCACTCCATAAAGAGCAAACCACTGGGATCCCCAAAGGTATCGCTTTTATTTTACCCGATATAAATCAGACTATTTTTAGGCAAGCCACCACAAGCGCGTTGTACCAAGACTTGGACAATTATGGATGGACAAGTATTTCATTAACTATGCCATACGTTGCGGAAATTAGAACTAAACTTACTGCGGAACAAAATCAAAGCAATACTCAACCAGACCCGGAAGCGCCGAATACCAACGCAAACGATACTACTGAAGTAGAGAACACAGACACACCAAATAATTACGCCGAATACCAAGATGTACCGACAACATTTGACGATGCACTCAATGAGCAACTCGAACTAGAAATTGGCGAAAGACTCGACTCAGCGTTTAATTTTGCTCGTTCTTTTCCCGGCTTTTATCTAATGATATGTGAAGGAAAGTCTTGTTTTTGGCTAACCAACCTAATAGAAAAAAATATTGTGCCACAACCTGATGCACTAATAATGATAGGTGCACATATGCCTCAAAAAGAACTTAATTTGAAATTTGCTGAACAAGTTGCTAAAGCCGAGTACCCGGTTTTAGATATCATTTTTGAGCGAAGTAACCACTGGGCTATCGCAGTTAAAGAATGGCGACAAAAAATGGCGCGCAAAAACTTTAAAACGAATTATAGGCAACGTGAACTGACGTACTTTTTTGACTATAAAGATCAGCAACGTCGTGTAATAAAAGAAATCTATGGTTTCACAGTGGCCGTGGGTATGTAG
- a CDS encoding stress response translation initiation inhibitor YciH → MSDWQNQLSKLVYSTESGKVDDKDNEVEILGESYNDGYLRIQRQTKGRKGKGVSVITGIELPIDEFKQLAQTLKKKCGKGGSVKDGTIEIQGDDREQIKTVLESLGYKSKLAGG, encoded by the coding sequence ATGTCTGATTGGCAAAATCAATTGAGCAAACTTGTATACTCCACAGAAAGTGGCAAAGTTGATGATAAAGACAATGAAGTTGAAATATTGGGTGAGTCATACAACGACGGTTATTTGCGCATCCAAAGGCAAACGAAAGGTCGAAAAGGTAAAGGTGTTAGCGTCATTACGGGTATCGAATTACCAATCGATGAGTTCAAACAACTAGCGCAGACGCTCAAGAAAAAATGTGGAAAAGGTGGTTCTGTTAAAGATGGAACGATAGAGATCCAAGGAGATGATCGAGAGCAAATTAAAACCGTTTTAGAATCTTTAGGCTATAAAAGTAAACTAGCCGGCGGTTAG
- the djlA gene encoding co-chaperone DjlA, with protein MIGKIAGTVFGFLLIRHFVGALVGLWIGHLFDKAMQRMNDKGNVEEWLISNDAKQSIFFYTTFSVMGQMAKSSGRVTPEHIKTANDFMAQMRLSEQQVAEARDAFREGKLLGFPLKKKIKQFKEHFGNRRDLCQFFLEIQIQTAYSDSILEPAEYNLLEDIAKQLGFNKRHLTQLIAMWEAEMRFQNYKQQQQEKYKQYDRKDNSASQAKAPSLLDAYAVIGVSDRDSVRDIKRAYKRLMSQNHPDKLVAKGLPPEMMEVAKQKTQDIQSAYEIIKKARDF; from the coding sequence GTGATAGGAAAAATTGCAGGTACAGTATTTGGATTCTTGTTAATTAGACACTTTGTAGGTGCGCTAGTTGGACTGTGGATTGGGCATTTATTCGATAAAGCAATGCAGCGAATGAATGACAAAGGCAATGTTGAAGAATGGTTAATCAGTAATGATGCAAAACAATCGATCTTCTTTTATACAACATTTTCAGTAATGGGGCAGATGGCCAAATCAAGTGGCCGTGTTACGCCGGAACATATTAAAACTGCTAACGATTTTATGGCTCAAATGCGATTGTCTGAGCAGCAAGTTGCAGAGGCAAGAGACGCATTTCGCGAAGGTAAGCTTCTTGGGTTTCCACTAAAAAAGAAAATTAAGCAGTTTAAAGAGCACTTTGGCAATAGACGTGATTTATGTCAGTTTTTTCTAGAAATTCAAATTCAGACTGCCTATTCAGATTCGATATTAGAACCGGCTGAATATAATTTACTTGAAGATATTGCCAAGCAGTTAGGTTTTAATAAACGGCATTTGACTCAACTTATTGCTATGTGGGAAGCGGAAATGCGCTTTCAAAACTACAAGCAGCAACAACAAGAAAAATATAAACAATACGATCGTAAAGATAATTCAGCTTCTCAAGCGAAAGCGCCAAGTTTGCTTGATGCCTATGCTGTTATCGGGGTTAGTGATAGAGATTCCGTTAGAGATATAAAACGCGCATACAAAAGGCTTATGTCGCAGAATCATCCGGATAAATTAGTCGCGAAAGGTTTACCACCGGAAATGATGGAAGTCGCCAAACAAAAAACTCAAGACATTCAGTCAGCCTATGAAATAATCAAAAAAGCGCGTGACTTCTAA
- the hemH gene encoding ferrochelatase, translating to MKYQNTPNFSHGQADKIGILLTNLGTPDAPTKGALKPYLKEFLSDPRVVEIPRVIWWCILNGVILPLRSRRSAKAYEGVWTEQGSPLLVNTKNLSNKVAEHLSENNNLIIDFAMRYGNPSIESKLQGLLNQGARKVIVLPLYPQYSATTTASTFDAVADVFRKTRFIPELRFVNHYTDSKKLITAIANKIKKTWEVEGRADKLIFSYHGIPNRYWHNGDPYACQCHKTSRLLAEELGLKNDEFMTCFQSRFGKEEWVKPYLDHTLKGLPEQGVKSVQVVCPGFSADCLETIEEIGEENRDYFLEAGGEKFTYISCLNDEPEHVEAIAEIIKQQLLGWDVEQNVEPRQQRAESLRQQQKS from the coding sequence ATGAAGTACCAAAATACACCAAACTTTAGTCATGGACAGGCCGATAAAATCGGTATTTTGCTAACCAATCTTGGAACGCCAGATGCACCAACTAAAGGAGCCTTAAAGCCCTATTTAAAGGAATTTTTGTCAGACCCTAGAGTTGTTGAGATCCCGAGAGTAATTTGGTGGTGTATTTTAAACGGGGTCATATTGCCACTTCGTTCACGTCGCTCAGCTAAAGCCTATGAAGGAGTTTGGACTGAGCAGGGCTCTCCGCTACTAGTTAACACAAAAAACTTAAGCAATAAAGTTGCTGAACACCTTTCCGAAAACAATAATCTGATCATCGATTTTGCTATGAGATATGGCAATCCATCGATAGAGAGTAAGTTACAAGGATTGCTCAATCAAGGCGCCCGTAAAGTCATTGTATTGCCTCTTTATCCTCAATATTCAGCGACGACCACGGCTTCAACTTTTGATGCGGTTGCAGACGTGTTTCGTAAAACTCGTTTTATTCCAGAATTACGATTTGTAAATCACTACACCGATTCCAAGAAGTTAATTACAGCTATCGCTAATAAAATTAAAAAAACGTGGGAAGTAGAAGGGCGAGCTGACAAATTAATTTTTTCATACCATGGTATTCCAAATAGGTATTGGCACAACGGTGACCCTTATGCCTGTCAATGCCATAAAACCTCTCGTTTGTTAGCGGAAGAATTGGGATTGAAAAACGACGAGTTTATGACGTGTTTTCAATCTAGATTTGGAAAAGAAGAGTGGGTAAAACCTTATTTAGACCACACTTTAAAAGGCTTGCCGGAGCAGGGAGTAAAATCAGTACAAGTAGTGTGTCCAGGCTTTTCTGCAGACTGCTTAGAAACAATTGAAGAGATAGGCGAAGAAAATAGAGACTACTTTTTGGAAGCGGGCGGAGAAAAGTTCACCTATATTAGTTGTTTAAATGATGAGCCAGAGCATGTAGAAGCCATTGCTGAAATTATAAAGCAACAACTACTGGGCTGGGACGTCGAGCAGAATGTAGAGCCACGACAACAACGAGCTGAGTCACTGAGGCAACAACAAAAAAGTTAA
- a CDS encoding ATP-binding SpoIIE family protein phosphatase has translation MALKILVVDDQNINRTILTRSLELHGHSVVTAANGQEAIEQYTLESPDIVLLDVIMPVMDGFETAPRLKALSPTVYLPIIFLTALDDQNSLKECLEVGGDDFLSKPFDQVILAAKIEAHARTRELSIKTFQQKKKLDYYKYQTEREFQIIEHIYERALSDNFINEDIITTHLAPAETFNGDIVLTALSPSGNVYVFLGDFTGHGLAASIGTLPVSKAFYALTRKGLSVPDIANEINKILYSLLPTEMFCAAAIVEMNYSATHISIWAGGVPDLYLVNKLTGVREVIESQHMPLGVLDNQEFDDEIEVYKIENTDRVFICSDGVIELENPHGELFGEERLRSILSDGNNSCVPSLIKTLDVFKENARQNDDITIIELKCQKVKLPSQSDPIFSKIPHQYQFKFNADDIKTVNPIDEITESICSIKGVLRHKSNIFLILSEAYNNALEHGVLKMNSALKRQKDGFFKYYAERAEKLATLENHFIDIKINYRPNFHILNIEITDSGDGFEVNSNTSFSNENDDFGRGIKLLNEIATEVRYNKAGNSVSIDYLLLE, from the coding sequence ATGGCATTAAAAATATTGGTTGTTGATGATCAAAACATCAATCGAACCATATTAACTCGCTCATTAGAATTGCACGGCCATTCTGTTGTCACTGCGGCAAATGGCCAAGAAGCCATTGAGCAATACACATTAGAGTCGCCAGACATAGTGTTACTCGATGTAATAATGCCGGTAATGGATGGATTCGAAACCGCTCCTCGCTTAAAAGCCCTTTCTCCGACGGTATACTTACCAATTATATTTTTAACGGCACTTGATGATCAAAACAGTTTAAAAGAGTGCCTTGAAGTTGGCGGTGACGACTTTTTAAGTAAGCCGTTTGATCAGGTAATTCTTGCTGCAAAGATTGAAGCGCACGCCAGAACGAGAGAGTTAAGCATAAAAACGTTCCAACAAAAAAAGAAGCTTGACTACTATAAATACCAAACGGAACGCGAATTCCAAATAATTGAACATATTTACGAACGAGCATTATCAGACAATTTTATTAATGAAGACATAATTACCACTCATTTGGCTCCCGCTGAGACTTTTAATGGGGATATAGTACTAACCGCACTGAGTCCAAGCGGTAATGTCTATGTTTTTTTGGGGGATTTTACTGGCCATGGTTTAGCAGCTTCAATTGGCACCTTGCCTGTTTCAAAAGCATTTTATGCGCTAACACGCAAAGGCTTATCGGTTCCTGATATTGCTAATGAAATTAACAAAATATTATATAGCCTTTTACCAACCGAAATGTTTTGTGCGGCTGCTATCGTTGAGATGAATTATAGCGCTACTCACATTTCTATTTGGGCCGGTGGTGTGCCAGACCTATATTTAGTTAATAAACTGACCGGCGTTCGCGAAGTTATCGAGTCACAACATATGCCTCTAGGCGTATTAGATAATCAAGAATTCGACGATGAAATTGAGGTATACAAAATTGAAAATACCGACAGAGTATTTATTTGTTCCGATGGTGTTATCGAGCTAGAAAATCCACATGGTGAACTGTTTGGTGAGGAGCGATTGCGTTCGATTTTAAGCGACGGAAATAACTCTTGTGTACCAAGCTTAATAAAAACACTAGATGTATTTAAAGAAAACGCACGTCAAAATGACGACATAACGATAATTGAACTAAAGTGTCAGAAGGTAAAATTACCAAGTCAAAGCGATCCCATTTTTTCAAAAATCCCACATCAATATCAGTTTAAATTTAATGCTGACGATATAAAAACGGTTAATCCAATTGATGAAATAACTGAAAGTATCTGCTCTATCAAAGGCGTTCTCCGTCACAAATCGAATATCTTTTTAATTCTTTCTGAAGCCTATAACAATGCACTTGAACACGGTGTATTAAAGATGAATTCTGCGCTTAAAAGGCAAAAGGACGGGTTCTTTAAATATTATGCAGAGAGAGCAGAGAAGCTTGCCACGTTAGAAAACCACTTTATCGATATTAAAATTAATTACCGACCTAATTTTCATATTCTTAATATTGAAATCACGGATAGTGGCGATGGGTTTGAAGTCAATTCAAATACCTCTTTTAGCAATGAAAACGACGACTTCGGGAGAGGAATTAAGTTACTCAACGAAATAGCGACTGAGGTCCGTTATAACAAAGCGGGCAATTCAGTCTCTATCGATTATCTATTATTAGAATAA
- a CDS encoding STAS domain-containing protein, translating to MSLNTSISSDGTTFSIHVKGKFDFNLVQDFRLAYANVGQDVDTVIVDLRETEYMDSSALGMLLNMQKLLCEKVQTFKISNCRPQIKKILQISRFDKKFDID from the coding sequence ATGAGCTTAAACACATCAATATCATCAGATGGCACTACATTTAGCATTCATGTAAAAGGAAAGTTTGATTTTAATTTAGTGCAAGACTTTAGACTCGCCTACGCGAATGTTGGGCAAGATGTTGATACTGTCATTGTTGATTTGCGAGAAACCGAATATATGGATAGCTCTGCACTTGGCATGTTATTGAACATGCAAAAGTTATTATGTGAAAAAGTGCAAACGTTCAAAATTTCCAACTGTCGCCCTCAAATAAAAAAAATATTACAAATCTCTCGCTTTGATAAGAAGTTTGATATTGATTAA
- a CDS encoding Na+/H+ antiporter NhaC family protein: protein MNETQKSGWALLPLGLFILLFLGTGIYLQSIGVEYAFYQLPAPVAIIPALLLALYFNKLLTTEKNTLDDGIAVLIKGMGNNNVITMCLIYLLAGAFASVAKETGGVTAVVNLGLSVIPSAYLIAGLFVISAIVATAMGTSMGTIGAVAPIAFGVIEATQIDAAIMAGAIVGGAMFGDNLSFISDTTIASTKTQGAELKDKFKENLIFALPAALIVLVVYLILGGEPTQSLDSTAEYSPLLALPYFFIIILAVMGLNVFVVLLLGILLSALSGVLVGEYAFGSLGQDIYAGFSNMQEIFLLSLLIGGLSELMKHQGGLRFLVAAISKSLSKVSNSALYFKNQLAIASLGLVTNSAIANNTVAIIVSGESAKQLAQEAQITPRRSASLLDIFSCITQGLVPYGAQALLAAASFGISPLEVVSHVWYCLILFVVSLFVMFVRRSKEDLSR, encoded by the coding sequence ATGAACGAAACGCAAAAATCTGGGTGGGCATTACTGCCCCTCGGACTCTTTATCCTGTTATTTTTAGGAACAGGAATTTATTTACAATCTATTGGCGTTGAATACGCCTTTTATCAGCTACCAGCCCCCGTCGCTATTATACCTGCTCTACTACTAGCGCTTTACTTTAATAAATTATTAACAACAGAAAAAAATACGTTAGACGATGGCATTGCCGTTCTAATTAAAGGAATGGGTAACAACAATGTTATAACTATGTGTTTGATTTACTTATTGGCCGGCGCGTTTGCATCAGTTGCAAAAGAAACTGGTGGAGTCACGGCTGTGGTAAATTTAGGGCTAAGTGTTATCCCTAGTGCTTACCTAATTGCTGGTTTGTTTGTTATTTCAGCGATAGTGGCAACAGCAATGGGAACTTCAATGGGGACAATAGGAGCGGTAGCGCCAATTGCATTTGGTGTTATCGAGGCAACCCAAATTGATGCGGCAATAATGGCAGGTGCTATTGTTGGTGGTGCAATGTTTGGAGATAATTTGAGTTTTATTTCGGATACTACGATTGCCTCTACCAAAACTCAAGGCGCGGAGTTAAAAGACAAGTTTAAGGAAAACTTAATATTTGCTTTACCTGCGGCATTAATTGTTCTTGTGGTTTACCTAATACTCGGCGGGGAGCCAACGCAGAGTTTAGATAGCACTGCAGAATACAGTCCTCTTTTAGCACTTCCTTACTTCTTTATAATAATACTTGCGGTGATGGGACTTAATGTTTTTGTCGTATTGTTGTTAGGTATTCTGTTATCGGCGTTATCAGGAGTCTTGGTAGGAGAGTATGCATTTGGATCGTTAGGCCAAGATATTTATGCTGGTTTTTCTAACATGCAGGAAATATTTTTACTGAGTTTACTTATTGGCGGTTTAAGTGAATTGATGAAACATCAAGGTGGATTAAGATTTTTGGTGGCGGCAATTAGCAAGTCATTATCTAAAGTCTCAAACTCGGCATTATATTTCAAAAATCAGTTGGCAATCGCGTCACTAGGGTTAGTAACAAATAGTGCAATAGCAAATAATACAGTAGCGATTATAGTGTCAGGTGAATCAGCGAAACAACTTGCCCAAGAAGCTCAAATTACACCACGACGTAGCGCGAGTTTATTAGATATATTTAGCTGTATAACGCAAGGCCTAGTGCCCTACGGCGCGCAAGCTCTATTAGCTGCAGCGAGCTTTGGTATATCACCGTTAGAGGTCGTTTCGCATGTTTGGTATTGCTTGATATTATTTGTGGTGAGTTTGTTCGTTATGTTTGTAAGACGTTCAAAGGAAGACTTGTCGAGATAG
- a CDS encoding GAF domain-containing protein, with protein sequence MIETNKYLEQINQWCESHKPALNLSYQVPLLGEGGTCSLFGELDETPFDLASELQAHELDVLEQVQAVVDWVHANTNVDWFGVYLARDNKSLERVLTKLAYFGVPSRAEFPLNEDFSKISNNVTVALTGHHKVINDVSEYRASGGEYYTCDPKVQSELCWPIFSHHNNCLQPFKNNNLVETSPNQKIVGIIDAECFATHSFDEQTQQKFVAVCAKLSSLLSLP encoded by the coding sequence GTGATTGAAACAAATAAATACTTAGAGCAAATTAATCAGTGGTGTGAGTCTCACAAGCCGGCTCTAAACCTGTCTTATCAAGTTCCTTTGCTTGGCGAAGGGGGAACTTGTTCGTTATTTGGCGAGCTGGATGAAACGCCTTTTGATCTAGCCTCAGAGCTACAAGCTCATGAATTGGACGTTTTGGAACAAGTACAAGCGGTTGTTGATTGGGTTCATGCAAATACCAACGTTGATTGGTTTGGTGTTTACTTGGCAAGAGATAATAAATCGTTAGAACGCGTGCTTACAAAACTTGCCTATTTTGGTGTCCCCTCGCGCGCTGAGTTCCCACTTAACGAAGACTTCTCAAAAATTAGTAATAATGTCACCGTAGCGTTGACGGGCCATCATAAAGTAATAAACGATGTAAGCGAGTATAGAGCGAGCGGTGGAGAGTATTATACCTGCGACCCGAAGGTACAATCTGAATTATGTTGGCCAATCTTTTCGCATCACAACAATTGTTTACAACCATTTAAAAATAATAATCTTGTTGAGACTAGCCCTAATCAAAAAATAGTTGGTATTATAGACGCAGAATGTTTTGCAACTCATAGTTTTGATGAACAAACGCAACAAAAGTTTGTTGCCGTATGTGCGAAGTTATCAAGTCTACTGTCGTTGCCTTAG